One Halobaculum marinum genomic window carries:
- a CDS encoding sulfurtransferase TusA family protein: MNAEFDIAETLDVKGASCPMPVIKTKQAVDGLAAGEVLEVVATDSGSVSDIAGWAEGTPDVELLDQAEDGDVFTHYVRKTE, encoded by the coding sequence ATGAACGCCGAATTCGATATCGCGGAGACGCTCGACGTGAAAGGTGCATCGTGCCCGATGCCGGTGATCAAGACGAAGCAGGCGGTCGACGGCCTCGCGGCCGGCGAGGTGCTCGAAGTGGTCGCCACCGACTCGGGCAGTGTGAGTGACATCGCGGGGTGGGCCGAGGGCACACCCGACGTGGAACTGCTCGACCAGGCCGAGGACGGCGACGTGTTCACCCACTACGTCCGCAAGA